A genome region from Streptomyces pratensis includes the following:
- a CDS encoding adenosylcobinamide amidohydrolase, with protein MARQEGGLGLHHLVWRLGPGWRVCSSAVLGGGIGPRAWILNAQVPGGYPRLDPDRHLAEIAAAEELDGPGAGLMTAADVTAYAVADDGGVTATVTSGLGVRGWAAVPAEGADGTLPPGTVNIVVTFPVALSGAALVNAVATATEAKVQALLDAGLDCSGTPTDAVCVAAPDPGGHPGEPFAGPRSRWGARLARAVHRAVLESALRQS; from the coding sequence CTGGCCCGGCAGGAGGGCGGCCTCGGACTGCACCACCTGGTCTGGCGGCTGGGGCCCGGCTGGCGGGTGTGCAGCAGTGCCGTGCTGGGCGGCGGGATCGGCCCCCGCGCGTGGATCCTCAACGCCCAGGTGCCCGGCGGTTATCCCCGGCTCGACCCCGACCGGCACCTGGCGGAGATCGCGGCGGCCGAAGAACTCGACGGCCCGGGCGCCGGCCTGATGACCGCCGCCGATGTCACCGCGTACGCCGTCGCCGACGACGGGGGCGTGACCGCGACCGTCACCAGTGGCCTCGGCGTACGGGGATGGGCCGCGGTCCCGGCCGAGGGAGCCGACGGCACGCTGCCACCGGGCACCGTCAACATCGTGGTCACCTTCCCCGTGGCACTCTCCGGTGCCGCTCTCGTCAACGCGGTGGCCACCGCCACCGAGGCGAAGGTGCAGGCGCTCCTGGACGCCGGCCTCGACTGCTCCGGGACGCCGACGGACGCGGTGTGCGTCGCCGCGCCCGACCCGGGAGGGCATCCCGGAGAACCCTTCGCGGGACCGCGTTCGCGCTGGGGCGCGCGACTCGCCAGAGCCGTGCACCGCGCCGTCCTGGAGAGTGCGCTGCGGCAGTCTTGA
- a CDS encoding PRC and DUF2382 domain-containing protein, with protein MGAADGFTDSGELDGLTVYDSDGEKVGTVGRVYVDDDTGKPDWITVKTGMFGMKESFVPLAGARRVGSDLHVSHPKDRVKDAPRVDADAHLSVSEEEELYRHYGMTRKATGRGGAGGDARTTSGTGTAAMGAAGAAGAAGTARAPSAGQAKATGTTAGMGTTGAGSGRHRDTETSSTSRPLAGAGAERSAGGAGGREEMIRSEEQLQVGTEEYESGKARLHKYVVTENVTRTVPVSHEEVRVVREPLQPGEKGMTGRSELGEQDVEVTLHAERATVRKEAVPVERVHLETSRVTEQKEVSAELRKEKIDYADGKDTGSGKDMGGEFGQGRRR; from the coding sequence ATGGGAGCCGCTGACGGTTTCACGGATTCCGGAGAACTCGACGGTCTGACCGTCTACGACAGCGACGGAGAGAAGGTCGGCACGGTGGGGCGGGTGTACGTCGACGACGACACCGGCAAGCCCGACTGGATCACGGTCAAGACCGGCATGTTCGGCATGAAGGAGAGCTTCGTACCGCTTGCGGGAGCCCGCCGCGTGGGCTCCGACCTGCACGTCTCGCATCCCAAGGACCGCGTCAAGGACGCGCCCCGGGTGGACGCGGACGCGCACCTCTCCGTATCGGAGGAGGAGGAGCTCTACCGGCACTACGGGATGACCAGGAAGGCCACCGGCCGCGGCGGGGCGGGCGGCGACGCGCGCACCACGTCCGGGACCGGGACGGCGGCCATGGGTGCCGCCGGCGCGGCCGGGGCGGCCGGCACCGCTCGCGCCCCTTCGGCAGGCCAGGCCAAGGCCACCGGCACCACGGCCGGCATGGGCACCACCGGTGCCGGCTCGGGCAGGCACCGCGACACGGAGACGTCCTCCACGTCGCGCCCGCTCGCCGGAGCAGGAGCCGAGCGGTCCGCCGGGGGCGCCGGCGGACGCGAGGAGATGATCCGGTCCGAGGAGCAGCTCCAGGTCGGTACGGAGGAGTACGAAAGCGGAAAGGCACGCCTGCACAAGTACGTCGTGACCGAGAACGTCACCCGGACAGTGCCGGTGTCGCACGAGGAGGTGCGCGTCGTGCGCGAACCTCTGCAGCCGGGCGAGAAGGGAATGACGGGGCGGAGCGAACTCGGCGAGCAGGACGTCGAAGTCACCCTGCACGCCGAACGAGCAACCGTCCGCAAGGAGGCGGTCCCCGTGGAGCGGGTCCACCTCGAAACCAGCAGGGTCACCGAACAGAAGGAAGTCTCCGCCGAGCTCCGCAAGGAGAAGATCGACTACGCGGACGGCAAGGACACGGGCAGCGGCAAGGACATGGGCGGCGAGTTCGGCCAGGGACGTCGTCGCTGA
- a CDS encoding IS1182 family transposase yields the protein MSLRPGVPGEVPAETVRVARAAFPKGCLAVRVRDVLGSVFTDAEFAGLFSGRGRPAASPGRLAMVLVLQFAEGMSDRQAAHAVRSRIDWKYALGLELTDPGFDFSVLSEFRGRLIAGGVEAGVLDAVLESVSAAGLLKAGGRQRSDATHVLAAVREVNRLESVVEAMRAALNALAVAAPQWLAERTPPEWFDRYSARPEDTKFPSRWAARLSHAEQVGQDGMTLLQAVWSVDAPAWLRELPAVEFLRQMWVQEYQVSDGEVSWRKPKDCPPGQLRIRSAYDPDARNGAKRDRAWCGYKVHLTETCEPDAPHLITEVITTTAATADVQVTDQIHDALARRDLLPDVHLVDAGYVDAAHLVAARRDHGIELVGPVGANTGWQAAANNGYSIDDFAVDWDNKQVTCPNGRTSRQWQHDGRRSSGPVIRARFSPADCRPCPSRDQCTRGVAYMGREITLRHRDEHEALRTARLDQQTDPWKQRYKHRAGIEGTISQGVRAFGLRRSRYRGHPKTHLQHLLTAAGMNLTRLDAWLTGTPLAPTRTSHFAALRPTG from the coding sequence ATGTCGTTGCGTCCTGGTGTGCCTGGCGAGGTGCCGGCGGAGACGGTCAGGGTGGCCCGCGCGGCCTTCCCGAAGGGGTGCTTGGCAGTCCGGGTGAGAGATGTGCTCGGGTCGGTCTTCACCGATGCGGAGTTCGCGGGTCTTTTCTCGGGTCGGGGGCGGCCTGCGGCGTCGCCGGGCCGGTTGGCGATGGTGCTGGTGTTGCAGTTCGCCGAAGGGATGTCGGACCGGCAGGCCGCTCACGCGGTGCGCTCCAGGATCGACTGGAAGTACGCGCTCGGGCTGGAGCTGACCGATCCGGGCTTCGATTTCTCCGTGCTGAGCGAGTTCCGTGGACGGCTCATCGCCGGTGGCGTCGAGGCCGGGGTGCTGGATGCGGTCCTGGAGAGCGTTTCGGCGGCCGGGCTGCTCAAGGCCGGTGGACGTCAGCGCAGTGATGCCACGCATGTGCTGGCGGCGGTGCGGGAGGTGAACCGGCTGGAGTCCGTGGTCGAGGCGATGCGAGCGGCACTGAACGCACTGGCGGTCGCGGCTCCGCAGTGGCTGGCCGAGCGGACGCCGCCGGAGTGGTTCGACCGGTACTCCGCCCGGCCGGAGGACACGAAGTTCCCCAGCCGCTGGGCTGCCCGGCTCAGCCACGCCGAACAGGTCGGCCAGGACGGCATGACGCTCCTGCAAGCTGTGTGGTCCGTTGACGCGCCTGCCTGGCTGAGGGAGCTGCCGGCCGTGGAGTTCCTACGGCAGATGTGGGTGCAGGAATACCAGGTCAGCGACGGTGAGGTGAGCTGGCGCAAGCCGAAGGACTGCCCGCCGGGGCAGTTACGGATCCGCTCGGCCTATGATCCGGACGCCCGCAACGGGGCCAAACGCGACCGGGCCTGGTGCGGCTACAAGGTTCATCTGACCGAAACCTGCGAACCCGATGCCCCACACCTGATCACCGAGGTCATCACCACCACCGCCGCCACTGCCGACGTCCAGGTCACCGACCAGATCCACGACGCTCTCGCCCGCCGGGACCTGTTGCCTGATGTCCATCTGGTCGACGCCGGCTACGTCGATGCCGCACACCTGGTCGCCGCCCGCCGTGACCATGGCATCGAACTGGTGGGACCGGTCGGCGCCAACACCGGCTGGCAGGCCGCCGCGAACAACGGCTACAGCATCGACGACTTCGCCGTCGACTGGGACAACAAGCAGGTGACCTGCCCGAACGGCAGGACCAGCAGACAGTGGCAGCACGACGGGCGACGCTCGTCAGGCCCCGTGATCCGCGCCCGATTCTCACCCGCGGACTGCCGCCCCTGCCCCTCACGCGACCAGTGCACCCGCGGCGTCGCCTACATGGGACGCGAGATCACCCTGCGGCACCGCGACGAACACGAAGCCCTCCGAACAGCCCGGCTCGACCAGCAAACCGACCCATGGAAACAACGCTACAAGCACCGAGCCGGCATCGAAGGCACCATCTCCCAGGGCGTCCGCGCCTTCGGGCTGCGCAGGTCCCGCTACCGAGGCCATCCCAAAACCCACCTGCAACACCTGCTGACCGCAGCCGGAATGAACCTCACCCGCCTCGACGCCTGGCTCACAGGCACCCCACTCGCCCCAACACGCACCTCACACTTCGCAGCACTCCGCCCCACCGGATAA
- a CDS encoding ABC transporter ATP-binding protein, whose protein sequence is MNGEEHGRGTPGDGLRATRVSREAGGRIVLDGVSIAPPPGTTVGLLGPNGSGKTTLLRVMAGVLAPGAGVVTLDGRTLAEAGRRGVARRVAVVDQHAVTQVDLSVLDVVRLGRIPHRRAWSASGPEDEDAVREALARTGLADRAAQSWHTLSGGERQRVQIARALAQQPRELLLDEPTNHLDIQHQLELLSLVAALPVTAVVALHDLNLAAMFCDRVTVMKEGRVVAGGTPSEVITEELIADVYRVRAVVTPEGPEGRPSVRYLPGAAVRGRPKCDEGAGP, encoded by the coding sequence GTGAACGGGGAGGAACACGGGAGAGGCACCCCCGGCGACGGCCTGCGTGCCACACGGGTCAGCCGGGAGGCCGGCGGGAGGATCGTGCTCGACGGCGTGAGCATCGCCCCGCCGCCCGGCACCACGGTCGGCCTCCTGGGGCCGAACGGCTCGGGCAAGACCACGCTGCTGCGGGTGATGGCGGGCGTCCTCGCTCCCGGTGCGGGCGTCGTCACCCTCGACGGCCGCACGCTCGCCGAGGCCGGCCGGCGAGGAGTGGCCCGCCGTGTGGCCGTCGTCGACCAGCACGCGGTCACCCAGGTCGACCTGAGCGTGCTCGACGTCGTACGCCTCGGCCGCATCCCGCACCGACGGGCCTGGTCCGCTTCGGGCCCCGAGGACGAGGACGCCGTGCGCGAGGCTCTGGCCCGCACCGGGCTCGCCGACCGGGCCGCGCAGTCCTGGCACACCCTGTCCGGCGGTGAGCGCCAGCGCGTCCAGATCGCCCGCGCGCTGGCCCAGCAGCCGCGTGAACTCCTGCTGGACGAACCCACCAACCATCTCGACATCCAGCACCAGCTGGAGCTGCTCTCCCTGGTCGCCGCGCTGCCCGTGACCGCGGTGGTCGCCCTGCACGACCTCAATCTGGCCGCGATGTTCTGCGACCGGGTCACGGTCATGAAGGAAGGCCGCGTGGTTGCCGGCGGAACTCCCTCGGAGGTGATCACCGAGGAGCTCATCGCCGATGTCTACCGCGTACGCGCGGTGGTGACGCCGGAAGGGCCCGAGGGGCGCCCATCGGTGCGGTACCTGCCGGGAGCAGCCGTCCGCGGGCGGCCGAAGTGCGACGAGGGGGCGGGCCCGTGA
- a CDS encoding FecCD family ABC transporter permease produces the protein MTSTEHAPVARTEKPYAVRRSGGARILRDGLLWSAGAVLLLLSVAVAVTIGPARISVPDVWSAVGSHLGLGEGRLSPIRDGIIWNLRMPRTLLAAVCGAGLAVCGTVMQSLLRNPLADPFVLGVSSGASTGAVVVVVLGVGGGAVSISGGAFVGALCSFALVLLLSHTLGGSTDRVVLSGVAAMQLFSALTSFVVMTAADAEQTRGVLFWLLGSLSGVGWSDVWMCSAVLAVTLLVCLGHARTLDAFAFGQDAAAALGVHVARTRIVLLCTTALLTAALVSSAGAIGFVGLVLPHAARALTGAGHRRLLPVTALAGAVFLVWVDTLARTVLDPQEVPVGVVTSLIGVPAFVLVLYRTRRSA, from the coding sequence GTGACGAGCACCGAACACGCTCCGGTCGCGCGCACGGAGAAGCCGTACGCGGTCCGGAGATCCGGCGGAGCCAGGATCCTGCGGGACGGCCTCCTGTGGAGCGCCGGGGCCGTCCTGCTGCTCCTGTCCGTGGCGGTCGCCGTCACGATCGGACCCGCCCGCATCTCCGTCCCGGACGTCTGGTCGGCGGTGGGCTCGCACCTGGGCCTCGGTGAGGGGAGGCTGTCCCCGATCCGGGACGGCATCATCTGGAACCTGCGTATGCCCCGCACCCTGCTCGCAGCGGTGTGCGGGGCCGGGCTCGCGGTGTGCGGCACCGTGATGCAGTCGCTGCTGCGCAATCCGCTCGCCGACCCGTTCGTCCTCGGCGTCTCCTCCGGAGCGTCCACCGGGGCCGTCGTGGTCGTGGTCCTGGGCGTCGGCGGGGGAGCGGTGTCGATCTCGGGCGGTGCCTTCGTCGGGGCTCTGTGCTCGTTCGCACTCGTCCTGCTGCTCAGCCACACACTCGGCGGATCCACCGATCGGGTCGTCCTCTCAGGGGTCGCGGCCATGCAGCTCTTCTCCGCGCTCACGTCCTTCGTCGTGATGACCGCGGCCGACGCCGAACAGACCCGGGGCGTGCTCTTCTGGCTGCTCGGCTCGCTGAGCGGCGTCGGCTGGAGCGACGTGTGGATGTGCTCCGCCGTGCTGGCCGTGACCCTGCTCGTCTGCCTCGGCCATGCCCGTACCCTCGACGCCTTCGCCTTCGGGCAGGACGCCGCGGCAGCCCTCGGGGTACACGTGGCCCGCACCCGGATCGTGCTTCTCTGCACGACCGCGCTGCTGACCGCGGCCCTCGTGAGCTCGGCGGGCGCCATCGGGTTCGTCGGACTCGTCCTGCCCCACGCGGCCCGGGCGCTGACGGGGGCGGGGCACCGGAGGCTGCTGCCGGTGACGGCGCTCGCCGGAGCCGTGTTCCTCGTCTGGGTCGACACCCTGGCCAGGACCGTCCTCGACCCGCAGGAGGTGCCGGTCGGTGTGGTCACCTCCCTCATCGGGGTGCCCGCGTTCGTCCTGGTCCTCTACCGGACGCGGAGGAGCGCGTGA
- a CDS encoding ABC transporter substrate-binding protein: MSPETPRDSVPPIASTVRRTALLLTGLVLLTACGGGSDSDGEAREGAAPGFPVTLKNCGRTVTVDAAPRQAVSLNQGSTEILLSLGLADRLAGTATWTDPVMKGLEKEEASVPRLAESLPSSEKVLAEEPDFVSASFESTLGKGGVASRDQFEELGVPTYLAPSDCMGKDNTGSSDGSRTEPLTMDPVYDEVRDLAALFGVPERGEKLVSSLQGRIDKATEGIGASDATLLYWFANAEAPYLAGCCGAPGIITGELGAKNVFDDTHEEWPQINWETVADRNPDVLVIGDLTRKSQTAESAAKKIEFLESNPATKNLDAVRNKRYVLLSGQAMNPTIRTVEGVERVAAGLRSFGLAG, from the coding sequence ATGAGCCCAGAGACGCCGAGGGACTCCGTGCCGCCCATAGCCAGCACCGTACGCCGAACCGCACTGCTCCTCACGGGACTCGTCCTCCTCACCGCCTGCGGAGGCGGGAGCGATTCTGACGGTGAGGCACGGGAAGGCGCCGCCCCCGGCTTCCCCGTGACGCTGAAGAACTGCGGCCGTACGGTGACCGTCGACGCGGCGCCGCGTCAGGCCGTCTCCCTCAACCAGGGATCGACGGAGATCCTGCTCTCCCTGGGACTCGCGGACCGGCTCGCCGGCACCGCGACCTGGACGGACCCGGTGATGAAGGGCCTGGAGAAGGAAGAGGCCTCCGTGCCCCGGCTCGCCGAGAGCCTGCCCTCCTCCGAGAAGGTCCTCGCGGAGGAACCCGACTTCGTCAGCGCCTCGTTCGAATCCACCCTCGGCAAGGGCGGTGTGGCGTCCCGGGACCAGTTCGAGGAACTGGGCGTACCGACGTACCTCGCACCCTCCGACTGCATGGGCAAGGACAACACGGGCAGCAGCGACGGCTCCCGCACCGAGCCGCTGACCATGGACCCCGTCTACGACGAGGTGCGTGATCTGGCCGCGCTGTTCGGCGTCCCGGAGCGGGGCGAGAAGCTGGTCTCGAGCCTCCAGGGCCGCATCGACAAGGCGACCGAGGGCATCGGGGCCTCCGACGCCACCCTGCTCTACTGGTTCGCCAACGCCGAGGCCCCCTATCTCGCGGGCTGCTGTGGTGCCCCCGGGATCATCACCGGGGAACTCGGCGCGAAGAACGTCTTCGACGACACGCACGAGGAATGGCCCCAGATCAACTGGGAGACGGTCGCCGACCGGAATCCCGACGTGCTGGTCATCGGCGACCTGACCCGCAAGTCGCAGACGGCCGAGAGCGCCGCGAAGAAGATCGAGTTCCTGGAGTCCAACCCCGCCACCAAGAACCTCGACGCCGTCCGGAACAAGCGGTACGTCCTGCTCAGCGGCCAGGCGATGAATCCGACCATCCGGACCGTCGAGGGCGTGGAGCGCGTCGCGGCAGGGCTGCGCTCCTTCGGGCTCGCGGGGTGA
- a CDS encoding acyl-CoA dehydrogenase: protein MSVTLTDTVPLSTTELLTGVLLGPEFRREHGFWQRLISTEPFRRPAGGTPDERLELAYDRLRILNLSLDSGARLAADPRALAALHAWLGPVDPALTTVAGIHYNLFLGSLLDHECAGRRDLSDYLTMRRIGTFLCTEVAHGNNASAMETTATYDRERDGFVLHTPNAGAQKFMPNTSPAGGAKSGLVAARLVADGSDHGVRLFLVAITDDERALPGIRVRRLPARMGSPVDHCLTSFDRLFLTRDALLGNGEEGDTKGEFRTGPGDRRRRFQTSIGRVTPGRISMSACAAGSARASLAVAVRYGGHRLISGTRGKPAVPVNAHRSHHGPLASAMATVFGMSLLYRRAQERWEACTDEDRRTDVARLVDVAKAWITWRARDVIVESRERCGAQALLENNGMTELVTGVEGAITAEGDNIALYAKAAADMLFAAEPGHEDAPERPRRRGDLADPGFLGQLLASVQGIWFARARERALRAPDADALGRWNAASGPALRGVEAYAYRQAAEAYAEARAALPEGAARDRLGELERLFAVEWVARNSGDLLAAGLLSGDQVDALPETAEELIAAVAEHAPELAESFALPEELLADWPIAGPGYADAYDDPRGAWNTAQADSR from the coding sequence ATGAGCGTGACCCTTACCGACACCGTCCCACTGTCCACCACCGAACTGCTGACCGGCGTCCTCCTCGGTCCTGAATTCCGCCGCGAGCACGGATTCTGGCAGCGGCTGATCAGCACAGAACCGTTCCGCCGCCCCGCCGGCGGTACCCCCGACGAGCGGCTGGAACTCGCCTACGACCGGCTGCGGATCCTCAACCTGTCCCTCGACAGCGGCGCGCGTCTTGCCGCCGACCCGCGCGCGCTGGCCGCCCTGCACGCGTGGCTCGGCCCGGTGGACCCCGCGCTGACCACCGTGGCGGGCATCCACTACAACCTCTTCCTCGGCAGCCTCCTCGATCACGAATGCGCCGGGCGCCGCGACCTGTCCGACTACCTGACGATGCGGCGCATCGGCACCTTCCTCTGCACCGAGGTGGCACACGGCAACAACGCGTCGGCCATGGAGACCACCGCGACGTACGACCGAGAGCGGGACGGCTTCGTCCTGCACACCCCGAACGCGGGCGCGCAGAAGTTCATGCCCAACACCAGCCCGGCCGGCGGAGCCAAGTCCGGACTGGTCGCCGCCCGCCTGGTGGCGGACGGCTCCGACCACGGGGTGCGTCTCTTCCTGGTGGCGATCACCGATGACGAGCGCGCCCTGCCCGGCATCCGGGTGCGGCGGCTTCCCGCCCGGATGGGCAGCCCGGTCGACCACTGCCTGACCTCGTTCGACCGGCTCTTCCTGACGCGCGACGCACTGCTGGGGAACGGCGAAGAGGGTGACACCAAGGGGGAGTTCAGGACAGGGCCGGGAGACCGGCGGCGGCGCTTCCAGACCTCGATCGGGCGGGTCACCCCGGGCCGGATCTCCATGAGCGCCTGCGCGGCCGGCTCCGCCCGCGCGAGCCTGGCGGTCGCGGTGCGCTACGGAGGCCACCGGCTGATCTCCGGGACCCGCGGCAAGCCGGCGGTGCCCGTCAACGCCCACAGGTCCCATCACGGACCCCTGGCTTCGGCCATGGCCACGGTCTTCGGGATGAGCCTGCTGTACCGCAGGGCCCAGGAGCGGTGGGAAGCATGTACGGACGAGGACCGCCGGACCGACGTGGCCAGGCTCGTCGACGTGGCCAAGGCCTGGATCACCTGGCGGGCCCGTGACGTCATCGTCGAGAGCCGTGAACGCTGCGGCGCGCAGGCGCTGCTGGAGAACAACGGCATGACCGAGCTCGTCACGGGCGTGGAGGGGGCCATCACCGCGGAGGGCGACAACATCGCCCTCTACGCCAAGGCGGCGGCCGACATGCTCTTCGCCGCCGAGCCCGGCCACGAGGACGCTCCGGAACGGCCGAGGCGCCGCGGTGACCTGGCCGATCCGGGCTTCCTGGGCCAACTCCTCGCCTCCGTACAGGGCATCTGGTTCGCCCGGGCCAGGGAGCGTGCGCTGAGGGCGCCCGACGCCGACGCCCTCGGGCGGTGGAACGCGGCCTCGGGACCCGCCCTGCGAGGGGTCGAGGCCTATGCCTACCGGCAGGCGGCCGAGGCCTACGCCGAGGCCCGCGCCGCGCTGCCCGAGGGAGCAGCCCGGGACCGGCTGGGCGAGCTGGAGCGGCTGTTCGCCGTCGAGTGGGTGGCCCGCAACAGCGGCGATCTGCTGGCCGCAGGGCTCCTGAGCGGCGATCAGGTCGACGCCCTGCCCGAAACAGCCGAGGAACTGATCGCGGCCGTCGCCGAGCACGCACCGGAACTGGCCGAGTCCTTCGCCCTGCCCGAGGAACTGCTCGCGGACTGGCCGATCGCCGGACCCGGCTACGCGGACGCGTACGACGACCCCCGGGGTGCGTGGAACACCGCGCAGGCGGACTCCCGATGA
- a CDS encoding carbohydrate kinase family protein, translating into MPDGPALLVIGECVADIVRLPDAPDRIHPGGSPANVAYGLARLGLGTTLITQLGQDSDGRLIEDHLASAGVRVLTDGSGAPTPAATVRLDEAGRAAYTFEITWTLGAVELSGAPPEHVHTGSVATALEPGAASVLGLVRSLREVATVSYDPNVRPGLMGDHAGAVRRAERCVELSDVVKASDEDLRWLYPDEEPEEAAARWLRSGPAVVLVTRGAAGAVAFLPGATVSIGAPRVRVADTVGAGDAFMSGTLHALASYGLLGAQGRARLRSLDGAVLGDVLRRAVASAAVTVARAGALPPDEEELEEALTSAPVPEH; encoded by the coding sequence ATGCCCGACGGTCCCGCCCTGCTGGTCATCGGTGAGTGCGTCGCCGACATCGTGCGGCTGCCGGACGCGCCGGACCGGATCCACCCCGGCGGCAGCCCGGCGAACGTCGCGTACGGTCTGGCGAGGCTGGGGCTGGGCACCACCCTGATCACCCAGCTCGGCCAGGATTCCGACGGGCGGCTGATCGAGGACCACCTCGCCTCGGCCGGGGTACGGGTCCTCACGGACGGGAGCGGTGCACCCACCCCGGCCGCCACGGTCCGCCTCGACGAGGCGGGCCGGGCCGCGTACACCTTCGAGATCACCTGGACGCTGGGCGCGGTGGAGCTGTCCGGGGCGCCGCCCGAGCACGTCCACACCGGGTCCGTCGCCACCGCGCTGGAGCCCGGCGCGGCGAGCGTCCTCGGCCTCGTCCGGTCGCTCCGGGAGGTGGCGACCGTCAGCTACGACCCCAACGTCCGGCCCGGACTGATGGGGGACCACGCCGGAGCCGTGCGCCGTGCCGAGCGCTGCGTCGAGCTGAGCGACGTCGTCAAGGCCAGCGACGAGGACCTGCGATGGCTGTATCCCGACGAGGAACCGGAGGAGGCCGCGGCGCGGTGGCTGCGGTCCGGACCCGCGGTCGTCCTGGTCACCCGTGGAGCCGCAGGGGCGGTGGCATTCCTGCCGGGTGCGACGGTGAGTATCGGCGCCCCGCGTGTAAGGGTCGCGGACACGGTGGGGGCGGGGGACGCCTTCATGTCCGGCACACTGCACGCCCTGGCCTCGTACGGACTGCTCGGAGCCCAGGGCCGCGCCCGGCTGCGTTCCCTGGACGGTGCCGTTCTGGGCGACGTGCTGCGACGCGCCGTGGCGTCGGCCGCGGTGACCGTCGCGCGGGCCGGTGCGCTGCCTCCTGACGAGGAGGAGCTGGAGGAGGCCCTGACCAGCGCGCCGGTCCCGGAGCACTGA
- a CDS encoding type B 50S ribosomal protein L31 gives MQQDKHPSYRPVVFRDSSAGYAFLTRSTASSEQTIDWDDGNSYPVIDVEISAESHPFFTGKARVVDTEGQVAKFERRYGDEGGKDAP, from the coding sequence ATGCAACAGGACAAGCACCCGTCGTACCGCCCCGTGGTCTTCCGTGACAGCTCCGCCGGGTACGCGTTCCTGACCCGGTCCACGGCGTCCAGCGAGCAGACCATCGACTGGGACGACGGCAACAGCTATCCGGTCATCGATGTGGAGATCTCCGCCGAGAGCCACCCGTTCTTCACCGGGAAGGCCAGGGTGGTCGACACCGAGGGCCAGGTCGCGAAGTTCGAGCGGCGCTACGGGGACGAGGGCGGCAAGGACGCACCCTGA
- a CDS encoding MFS transporter: MTAPTRAGTPTVLDERAIRRRFVTVSCLFWLPAGLALASMVLLFTERGLSLGAVAAVFAAHSLTAAALELPTGGLSDVVGRRVVLACAGVLNVCALALIGLGTTPWTLAVGAALMGAGRALSSGPAEAWYVDTVHAHAGPEADLRTGLARGSAASAGAIALGTLLGGGLPWLLGVGPDLGSLLRSSTSGLVVPLSVPVLLGVAVEIVFVLYVLTALTEPPRPAATPRGVLRGVPHSVAAGLRLGAGDTLVRRILMTAGAAGTALAALELLTPGRAAALTGTPESGALLFAGLATAGFVCSALGSQLAPLVARLTGDGERAVLTGLATSTAGLLALAATVSAGGAPALTVALAGYGLVYLGLGAAGPSENDLLHRRVDTSGRATALSVQSLAAQLVGAAAGLVIGVLPAGPLPWLLGAAVLLAGTLLWARRTAPAERSAAVPAAAAE; encoded by the coding sequence GTGACCGCGCCGACCAGGGCCGGCACGCCCACCGTGCTCGACGAACGCGCCATCCGCCGCCGGTTCGTCACCGTGTCCTGCCTCTTCTGGCTTCCCGCAGGCCTCGCTCTGGCCTCGATGGTGCTGCTCTTCACCGAACGCGGCCTGTCCCTCGGCGCCGTCGCGGCGGTGTTCGCCGCCCACTCCCTGACCGCCGCCGCGCTGGAGCTCCCCACCGGGGGCCTCTCCGACGTCGTCGGCCGTCGTGTCGTCCTGGCGTGCGCCGGTGTGCTCAACGTCTGCGCACTCGCTCTCATAGGCCTCGGCACGACCCCATGGACGCTCGCCGTCGGCGCGGCCCTCATGGGCGCGGGCCGCGCCCTGTCCAGCGGGCCCGCCGAAGCCTGGTACGTCGACACCGTGCATGCCCACGCGGGCCCCGAGGCAGACCTCCGGACCGGGCTGGCTCGCGGCAGCGCCGCGTCGGCCGGCGCGATCGCGCTCGGCACACTCCTCGGCGGCGGGCTGCCCTGGCTGCTCGGTGTCGGCCCTGACCTCGGATCCCTGCTGCGATCGTCCACCTCGGGTCTCGTGGTGCCGCTGTCCGTTCCCGTGCTCCTGGGCGTGGCGGTAGAGATCGTCTTCGTGCTCTACGTCCTGACCGCCCTGACGGAACCTCCCCGTCCGGCGGCCACGCCGCGCGGCGTCCTGCGAGGCGTCCCCCACTCAGTCGCCGCAGGGCTGCGGCTCGGCGCCGGGGACACACTGGTCCGCCGCATCCTGATGACGGCCGGCGCCGCCGGCACGGCGCTCGCCGCTCTGGAACTGCTCACCCCGGGCCGCGCCGCGGCGCTGACCGGTACCCCGGAGTCCGGAGCACTCCTCTTCGCCGGGCTGGCCACCGCCGGATTCGTGTGCTCGGCGCTCGGCAGCCAGCTCGCACCCCTCGTCGCCCGGCTCACCGGAGACGGCGAGCGTGCCGTTCTGACGGGCCTCGCCACGAGCACGGCCGGTCTGCTGGCCCTCGCCGCCACCGTGTCCGCCGGAGGCGCGCCCGCACTGACCGTGGCCCTCGCCGGCTACGGGCTGGTCTATTTGGGCCTGGGCGCCGCAGGCCCCAGCGAGAACGACCTCCTTCACCGCCGCGTCGACACGTCCGGAAGGGCGACCGCCCTCTCCGTGCAGTCACTCGCCGCGCAACTCGTCGGGGCGGCGGCCGGCCTCGTCATCGGCGTGCTGCCCGCCGGCCCGCTGCCCTGGCTGCTCGGCGCCGCCGTGCTGCTGGCGGGGACGCTGCTGTGGGCCCGTCGCACCGCTCCCGCCGAGCGGTCCGCCGCCGTTCCGGCTGCCGCCGCCGAGTAG